Proteins found in one Triticum aestivum cultivar Chinese Spring chromosome 4D, IWGSC CS RefSeq v2.1, whole genome shotgun sequence genomic segment:
- the LOC123096480 gene encoding stress response protein nst1 — MCILCAVQRWSRRVATMLPWLVLPLILLWALSQLLPTAYRFEVTSPRLACVSVLLLTLFWYEILLPRLSLWRARRSARLREERRAHALELQKLRKTATRRCRNCNNPYRDQNPGGGKFMCSYCGHVSKRPVLDLGPAGKVPTGWPCSQDWANAVGDPGYWLDLRCSADNSYSGFSWRLFSTFYVSVAWFWKKVFRFGSSGDGGGLGRDGKMLTKGDNAGKAEESRVDKAKRKAEEKRLARLEREMLEEEEKKQREEMAKLVEERRRLRDEKAEAEERSKGATPVGEKDARKEAERKRQERRRKEDKGSSKSNSDCEDIERRVSREGEWKRDFDRRNEPDRRDTGRVGADGYKPHNFEANVQGSKVVQSKTKYFGRMTGGLLSSSRGFSGGSIFGRSAQAPAPQANKVTKPLVTATDQSNTVKRDAQSAAAQAMAKSATAGETRNMWSNSHQPVSPNMQAHPTGPKKSWHQLFSRSTSVSPCPDVTAAAREKKGQPELNGAQISSAQNFLAHYPPLDSNPRISQSMHFTGFSLVNGAPPNTPPSHFPAGHTPFCAEAETTVLEELERFEDPCYDPDAIALLGPVSESLDNFPPDWDNRFTLSGAAKEPHVKPSPIESPLSRSRTVEEKPIKPSHFSISKGPDGSMTPEATDEQGTWQMWSTPLVQDTLGLRGPQMQWLLPNKDQFNHGVSNLNGGTRSPLGAGLHDSDLWLQKSPFQQLPLDTESLFLSHNFPETPVHSELGFGSPNKVARAHPFGPPGPGHPWSKEELVLNGPQGVSQIHSPTGAHAGLFPTNPDMQSVWSFDQKRDSMEPTK; from the exons ATGTGTATACTGTGCGCCGTGCAACGGTGGTCGCGGCGCGTCGCCACCATGCTGCCGTGGCTCGTCCTCCCGCTCATCCTCCTCTGGGCGCTCTCCCAGCTCCTGCCCACAGCCTACCGCTTCGAGGTCACCTCCCCGCGCCTCGCCTGTGTCTCCGTCCTGCTCCTCACCCTCTTCTGGTATGAGATTCTTCTCCCACGCCTCTCCCTCTGGCGCGCACGCCGCTCCGCGCGCCTTCGCGAGGAGCGCCGTGCCCACGCTCTCGAGCTCCAGAAGCTCCGCAAGACCGCCACACGCCGCTGCCGCAACTGCAACAACCCATATAGGGACCAGAACCCTGGAGGCGGCAAGTTCATGTGCTCTTACTGTGGCCACGTATCCAAGCGGCCTGTGCTTGACCTTGGCCCTGCAGGGAAGGTCCCAACTGGTTGGCCTTGCAGTCAGGATTGGGCCAATGCTGTAGGCGACCCAGGTTACTGGCTTGACCTGCGGTGCTCCGCCGATAATTCATACTCAGGCTTCTCATGGCGGCTGTTCTCGACCTTCTATGTGAGCGTGGCATGGTTCTGGAAGAAAGTGTTCAGGTTTGGGTCATCGGGGGACGGTGGTGGCTTGGGCCGGGATGGCAAAATGTTGACAAAAGGAGATAATGCAGGGAAGGCTGAGGAGAGCAGAGTGGACAAGGCAAAAAGGAAGGCTGAAGAGAAGAGGTTGGCAAGGCTAGAGAGGGAAATGCTGGAGGAGGAGGAAAAGAAGCAGCGGGAAGAGATGGCAAAACTAGTAGAGGAGCGTAGAAGGCTGAGGGATGAGAAAGCAGAGGCTGAGGAACGATCCAAAGGCGCTACCCCTGTCGGGGAGAAGGATGCTAGGAAGGAAGCAGAACGAAAGCGTCAGGAAAGAAGGAGGAAGGAAGACAAGGGATCAAGCAAGAGTAATTCAGATTGCGAGGATATTGAGAGAAGAGTAAGCAGAGAGGGTGAGTGGAAGCGGGACTTCGATAGAAGGAATGAGCCAGACAGGCGGGATACAGGTAGAGTTGGAGCAGATGGATATAAGCCTCATAACTTTGAAGCTAACGTTCAGGGTAGTAAGGTAGTACAGAGCAAGACAAAATATTTTGGTCGTATGACTGGAGGTTTGTTATCTTCTTCCAGAGGTTTCAGCGGTGGTTCCATTTTTGGTAGGAGTGCTCAGGCCCCTGCTCCTCAAGCTAACAAGGTGACTAAACCACTTGTTACTGCAACTGACCAGAGTAATACGGTTAAAAGAGACGCCCAGTCTGCAGCTGCACAAGCAATGGCCAAATCTGCTACCgctggagaaactagaaatatgtGGAGTAATTCTCATCAACCT GTTAGTCCAAATATGCAGGCACATCCTACAGGTCCTAAAAAGTCATGGCATCAGCTGTTTAGTCGCTCAACAtcagtttctccttgtcctgaTGTTACTGCTGCAGCTCGTGAAAAGAAGGGGCAACCAGAACTAAATGGAGCACAGATAAGCAGTGCCCAAAATTTTCTGGCTCACTATCCTCCTCTGGACAGCAATCCAAGGATAAGCCAGTCAATGCACTTTACAGGGTTTTCACTAGTAAATGGAGCACCTCCCAACACACCTCCATCTCATTTTCCAGCTGGGCACACGCCCTTCTGTGCCGAGGCAGAAACAACAGTATTGGAAGAACTGGAGAGGTTTGAGGACCCGTGCTATGATCCAGATGCAATTGCATTGCTTGGGCCAGTTTCAGAATCCCTAGACAACTTCCCTCCAGACTGGGATAACAGGTTTACCTTAAGTGGTGCCGCCAAGGAACCACATGTTAAGCCGTCACCAATTGAGTCTCCCCTGTCAAGATCACGGACTGTTGAAGAAAAGCCTATAAAACCATCACATTTTTCTATTTCCAAAGGGCCTGATGGTTCGATGACACCTGAGGCTACCGATGAGCAAGGCACATGGCAAATGTGGAGCACACCATTGGTTCAGGACACTTTAGGCCTGCGAGGTCCTCAGATGCAGTGGCTTTTACCAAATAAGGATCAGTTTAACCATGGTGTCAGTAACTTGAATGGCGGAACAAGGAGCCCCCTCGGTGCTGGTTTGCATGACAGTGATTTATGGCTGCAGAAATCACCCTTCCAGCAATTGCCTCTTGATACAGAGAGTCTGTTCCTTTCACACAATTTTCCAGAAACTCCTGTTCACAGTGAGCTGGGTTTCGGATCTCCAAACAAAGTGGCCCGTGCACACCCCTTTGGGCCACCTGGTCCTGGTCATCCTTGGTCCAA GGAGGAACTGGTGCTGAATGGACCTCAGGGAGTAAGTCAAATCCACTCACCAACTGGAGCGCATGCTGGCTTATTTCCAACTAATCCTGATATGCAGTCAGTTTGGTCGTTCGATCAAAAAAGAGACAGCATGGAACCTACAAAATGA